Proteins from one Bacillus thuringiensis genomic window:
- a CDS encoding sensor histidine kinase, translating into MMKIIQFLKNKKLMSRSLRKQLLTRTLFILSLILLSIGLLQFWVMKDFLYKNEAETLRAKMMSLPPELDLLPFNSENNEKKHPDPNRPRFLFSQDISLAIIGQAGGYKDFAESTGMSSPKLSSKEYEKILEQFSNRKQVTYKVVRNKEGIEQLIVFKPIRSLPNGSDGDFNQVPDQILQIGTDIAPLRDVLFQQLLTFIVLSILALLIGLALYLPVLKNTLIPLSNIVNAVKNTNAGNLAERLPTHQGQEEVDQLALAYNDMLKRLEASFQYERETKEKMKRFIADASHELRTPLTSIHGFLEVLLRGAADRPEQLYNALNSMHGESKRIIKLVEDLLFLAKMDREPGLHLSETNLTKLIWQMKPQLSVLGGNRQILYDLTEGVKGTYDTNKIKQIILNLFHNAVQHTDSTTGKITVSLMVLENQVEISLKDNGSGIKLENLPYVFDRFYRIDDSRTRQHGGSGLGLAITQTITQAHGGTVSVKSKFGEGTTFYVYLPIISPSLKQ; encoded by the coding sequence ATGATGAAAATAATCCAGTTCTTGAAAAACAAAAAACTAATGTCTCGCTCCTTACGAAAGCAACTTTTAACTCGAACATTATTTATTTTATCTCTTATTCTTTTGAGTATTGGTCTTTTACAATTTTGGGTAATGAAAGACTTCTTGTATAAAAATGAAGCCGAGACATTACGAGCGAAGATGATGTCTTTACCACCAGAATTAGATTTACTTCCTTTTAACTCAGAAAATAATGAAAAAAAACATCCTGATCCTAATCGACCAAGATTTCTGTTTTCACAAGACATTTCACTTGCAATTATCGGACAAGCTGGTGGTTATAAGGATTTCGCAGAGAGTACGGGCATGTCCTCGCCAAAGTTATCTAGTAAAGAGTATGAAAAAATATTAGAACAGTTTTCAAATCGTAAACAAGTAACCTATAAAGTAGTACGTAATAAAGAGGGGATTGAGCAATTAATCGTTTTCAAACCTATTCGGAGTCTTCCAAACGGTTCTGATGGAGATTTTAATCAAGTTCCTGATCAAATTCTTCAAATCGGAACAGATATTGCTCCTTTACGTGATGTTCTATTTCAGCAATTACTAACATTTATTGTTTTATCTATACTAGCTTTACTTATCGGTTTAGCGCTATATTTACCAGTTCTAAAAAATACATTGATTCCTCTTTCTAACATTGTAAATGCAGTGAAAAATACGAATGCGGGGAATTTGGCTGAACGACTACCTACACACCAAGGGCAAGAAGAAGTTGACCAATTAGCTTTAGCATATAATGACATGTTGAAGCGATTAGAGGCATCCTTCCAATATGAAAGAGAAACAAAAGAGAAGATGAAACGCTTCATTGCCGATGCTTCTCATGAACTAAGAACACCACTTACATCTATTCATGGCTTCTTAGAAGTATTATTACGAGGCGCAGCTGATCGCCCTGAACAGCTTTATAATGCTTTAAACAGTATGCACGGCGAATCAAAACGCATTATAAAGTTAGTAGAAGATTTATTGTTTCTTGCAAAAATGGATCGTGAGCCTGGACTACATTTATCGGAAACCAATCTCACCAAACTTATCTGGCAGATGAAACCACAGTTAAGCGTTTTAGGTGGAAATCGACAGATATTATATGATCTAACGGAAGGAGTAAAAGGCACTTATGATACTAATAAAATCAAACAAATTATTTTAAACCTATTCCATAATGCCGTCCAACATACTGATTCGACTACAGGCAAAATAACAGTTTCTTTAATGGTCTTAGAGAATCAAGTAGAAATATCCTTAAAGGACAATGGATCAGGCATAAAATTAGAAAACCTTCCTTATGTATTCGATCGTTTTTATAGAATTGATGATTCCAGAACAAGACAGCATGGTGGATCTGGTCTAGGGCTTGCAATTACTCAAACTATTACGCAAGCACATGGAGGAACAGTATCTGTAAAAAGTAAGTTTGGAGAAGGAACAACTTTTTATGTGTATCTACCGATAATTTCACCATCACTAAAACAGTAA
- a CDS encoding DUF3902 family protein, with product MNPVLKKICISFAFSLAGLFCFFKLNGNLLLSGVGIIMGYLSLFNIMSLYSQNSHDKTFTKFLKKIAVICFSFAVLGISFGIMHELLGAWSLSIMANYWFLMLILYVTNIISLVILVFANQNDPHYPWLYRILIFFNLLLTLGPVLFPIFILILGNGMNAHTIW from the coding sequence ATGAATCCAGTTTTAAAAAAAATATGTATTTCCTTTGCTTTTTCTCTAGCAGGGCTGTTTTGTTTTTTTAAGTTAAATGGAAACCTGTTATTGTCTGGAGTGGGAATTATAATGGGATATTTATCTTTATTTAATATCATGAGTTTATATTCTCAAAATTCTCACGATAAAACATTTACTAAATTTTTGAAAAAAATCGCAGTTATTTGCTTTTCTTTTGCAGTATTAGGAATATCCTTTGGGATAATGCACGAATTATTAGGAGCATGGAGTCTTAGTATAATGGCAAATTATTGGTTTCTAATGCTAATTTTATATGTAACAAACATAATTTCATTAGTTATTTTAGTATTTGCAAATCAAAATGACCCACATTATCCCTGGTTATATAGAATTCTTATATTTTTTAATCTACTTCTTACCTTAGGGCCAGTTTTATTCCCAATATTTATTCTAATCCTTGGAAATGGCATGAATGCACATACAATATGGTAA
- a CDS encoding sulfotransferase family 2 domain-containing protein: MMNEKVKKIIEYGARAPHFHPNFPLILFWSQKSGCTSFANWFFSQIGLYEIAMQYNPFIHNYEYDIYKSKAGYITKLSRELLKGEKDTLKLVRNPYKRAVSSFVSLIASPGIENPEWEPIRKFIYNDSTCKKKISFKHFLHYLHTNGADADYLNPHYSQQYIQGEEEFVTNYIYLEDFSNEISRIETKYNLQTIPLDTLTRSWHHQAPKMIHKGNYAEADITDPSFPRLPTYQSFYDTEAIQLVTDIFNEDFEAYHYLKMDISTI; encoded by the coding sequence ATAATGAATGAAAAAGTAAAGAAAATCATTGAATATGGGGCACGTGCCCCTCATTTTCATCCTAATTTCCCTTTAATTTTATTTTGGAGTCAAAAGAGTGGGTGTACATCATTTGCAAATTGGTTTTTTTCCCAGATAGGCTTATATGAAATTGCCATGCAGTATAATCCGTTCATTCATAACTATGAATATGATATATATAAAAGCAAAGCAGGATATATAACGAAATTATCAAGAGAACTTCTAAAAGGAGAAAAAGACACGCTAAAATTAGTACGGAATCCTTACAAAAGAGCGGTAAGCTCTTTTGTTTCGCTTATTGCTTCACCAGGTATAGAAAATCCAGAGTGGGAACCTATTAGAAAGTTTATTTATAACGACAGTACATGCAAAAAGAAAATATCATTTAAACATTTTTTACATTACCTTCACACGAATGGGGCAGATGCTGACTATCTTAATCCACACTATTCACAACAATATATTCAAGGAGAAGAAGAGTTTGTAACCAATTATATATATTTAGAAGATTTCTCTAATGAAATCTCAAGAATAGAAACTAAATATAACCTACAGACTATCCCACTAGACACATTAACGAGATCATGGCATCATCAGGCGCCTAAGATGATTCATAAGGGAAACTATGCTGAAGCTGACATTACAGATCCATCCTTCCCTCGGCTGCCGACATATCAGAGCTTTTATGATACGGAGGCTATACAATTAGTTACAGATATATTTAATGAAGATTTTGAAGCGTATCATTATCTTAAAATGGATATTTCTACAATATGA
- a CDS encoding 4-hydroxyphenylacetate 3-hydroxylase family protein translates to MDQFKNHFIQSLQDGRSVWLKGKQIDVTKNENFQGTLATITHLYDLFKDPTHQQLVGYLSPKTHTWVHAAFLVPKSFEDILKRRTAFETWSQMTDGVMSRLSDYARSRLTGWYAARESYKEFDPQFPDKISNYYEKARDQHRFISVIQRDPQINRSAQHPVDINELGLLRITRKTTDGIFLNGAKMIGTASPYSNDLLIYPVTRLKSELSSLAHFLVVSANSPGLHMICRESFATDFSQQVNSPISSKYDEMDALLIFDDVFVPWERVLLYDNPEVLWKLKSDVASNSLAYHQAIVRLLIKLEFVTAIACEMAEAIGANSYLHVQEKLGELIMQIETIRALLLSSEREGKLDEHKTYLPNFKYIETARNLGSKYYPRAIEVLQLIGAGGFIQLPSRVEDFQSPLSHLLEKYFKGATIPADQKTKLFKLGWDIIGSPLGSRHELYERFYAGDPIRNMANQYINYDKLKFKNMVSKFLNT, encoded by the coding sequence ATGGATCAATTTAAAAATCATTTCATACAAAGTCTACAAGACGGACGGAGTGTTTGGCTAAAAGGTAAACAAATTGATGTCACAAAGAATGAAAATTTCCAAGGTACGTTAGCTACTATTACGCATTTATATGACTTGTTTAAAGATCCTACACATCAGCAATTAGTTGGCTATCTAAGTCCTAAAACGCATACATGGGTTCATGCAGCCTTCTTAGTACCAAAATCTTTCGAGGATATATTAAAAAGACGGACAGCTTTTGAAACATGGAGTCAGATGACAGATGGGGTTATGAGCCGTTTATCCGATTATGCTCGCTCTCGATTAACAGGGTGGTATGCAGCTCGTGAATCATATAAAGAGTTTGATCCTCAATTTCCTGATAAAATATCAAATTACTATGAAAAGGCAAGAGATCAACACCGTTTCATAAGTGTAATTCAACGTGATCCACAAATAAATCGATCTGCTCAGCATCCAGTCGATATAAATGAATTAGGCTTATTAAGAATTACAAGAAAAACTACTGATGGGATATTTTTAAATGGTGCCAAGATGATTGGAACCGCATCGCCATACTCGAATGATTTACTTATTTATCCTGTAACACGATTAAAAAGTGAATTAAGCTCTTTAGCTCATTTCCTTGTTGTTTCTGCAAATTCTCCTGGTTTACATATGATTTGTCGGGAGTCGTTCGCAACTGATTTTTCCCAACAAGTGAATTCACCGATTAGCTCCAAATATGATGAAATGGATGCATTATTAATCTTTGATGATGTCTTTGTACCTTGGGAACGTGTATTACTGTATGATAATCCAGAGGTTCTATGGAAATTAAAATCAGATGTAGCCTCCAATAGCTTAGCTTATCACCAAGCGATTGTTCGATTATTAATAAAGTTAGAATTCGTTACAGCAATTGCTTGTGAAATGGCGGAGGCAATTGGTGCTAACTCTTATTTACATGTCCAAGAAAAGCTTGGGGAACTTATAATGCAAATTGAAACGATCAGAGCTCTTTTACTCTCTTCAGAAAGAGAAGGGAAGCTAGATGAACATAAAACATATTTACCTAATTTTAAATACATTGAAACAGCAAGAAATCTAGGATCTAAGTATTATCCAAGAGCTATAGAAGTTTTACAACTTATTGGAGCGGGAGGCTTCATACAACTACCTTCTCGTGTAGAGGACTTTCAAAGTCCATTATCACATCTATTAGAAAAATATTTTAAAGGAGCTACTATTCCAGCAGATCAAAAAACAAAGCTCTTTAAGTTGGGATGGGATATAATTGGAAGCCCTTTAGGGTCTCGGCATGAATTATATGAGCGATTCTACGCGGGGGATCCAATACGTAACATGGCAAATCAGTATATAAACTATGACAAACTTAAATTCAAAAATATGGTGAGTAAATTTCTAAATACTTAA
- a CDS encoding cysteine dioxygenase, with protein sequence MKFIEIIKRSFDSSHVYSQQELIQIVQTFDLSPENVIPYITAPKHLEYGRNIIYHTKNLEVMVLYFPSLAKTPIHNHGTSTGCIYIVQGGIQNILYNFEPSETTPTYHQTQQFTQGNVFTVDKDTIHMIQNTMPLPAITFHVYSPSLEGVTIHSS encoded by the coding sequence ATGAAATTTATCGAAATTATAAAGCGTAGCTTTGATTCTTCACACGTATATAGTCAACAGGAGCTTATACAGATTGTACAAACATTTGATTTGTCACCTGAAAATGTCATTCCTTATATTACAGCCCCAAAACACTTGGAATACGGACGAAATATCATTTATCATACAAAAAACCTGGAAGTAATGGTTCTTTACTTCCCTAGCTTGGCGAAAACTCCCATTCATAATCATGGTACTTCGACGGGGTGTATTTATATTGTACAAGGCGGCATACAAAATATCCTATACAATTTTGAACCCTCCGAGACTACACCAACCTATCATCAAACGCAACAATTTACGCAAGGAAATGTATTTACTGTTGATAAAGATACGATTCATATGATACAGAACACTATGCCCTTACCAGCTATTACTTTCCATGTATACTCCCCATCATTAGAAGGAGTAACAATCCATTCTTCTTAA
- the aceA gene encoding isocitrate lyase, translated as MKDGRIQQLQENWDLDKRWKGVSRPYCAEDVIRLRGSIDIEHTLARRGAEKLWQSLHTEDYINALGALTGNQAMQQVKAGLKAICVSGWQVAADANLSGNMYPDQSLYPVNSVPSVVKRINQTLQRADQIQHMEGSSDIDYFAPIVADAEAGFGGQLNVFELMKEMIEAGAAGVHFEDQLSSEKKCGHLGGKVLLPTQTAVRNLISARLAADVMGVPAVIVARTDAEAADLITSDIDPIDQEFITGERTTEGFYRTKAGLNQAIARGIAYAPYADLIWCETSEPSLEDAKCFAEAIHEKYPGKLLAYNCSPSFNWKQKLDEKTIENFQKEMASYGYKLQFVTLAGFHSLNFSMFELARGYKERGMAAYSELQQAEFAAEAHGYSATRHQREVGTGYFDEIAQVITGGTSSTTALKCSTEEAQFKDK; from the coding sequence ATGAAAGACGGAAGAATTCAGCAATTACAAGAAAATTGGGATTTAGATAAGCGTTGGAAAGGGGTATCACGTCCGTATTGTGCTGAAGATGTTATTCGTCTTCGAGGATCTATTGATATTGAACATACATTAGCACGCCGCGGTGCAGAGAAACTTTGGCAATCTCTTCATACAGAAGACTACATCAATGCACTTGGTGCATTAACAGGAAATCAAGCAATGCAGCAAGTGAAAGCAGGCTTAAAAGCAATTTGTGTAAGTGGTTGGCAAGTAGCTGCTGATGCCAATTTATCTGGAAATATGTATCCAGACCAAAGTTTATATCCAGTGAATAGTGTGCCCTCTGTTGTAAAAAGAATTAATCAAACGTTGCAACGTGCTGATCAAATTCAGCATATGGAAGGCAGCAGTGATATAGATTATTTCGCACCTATTGTCGCCGATGCAGAAGCTGGTTTTGGTGGGCAATTAAACGTATTTGAATTGATGAAAGAAATGATTGAAGCAGGTGCGGCGGGTGTGCATTTTGAAGATCAGTTGTCTTCAGAAAAGAAATGCGGACATTTAGGTGGAAAAGTATTATTGCCGACGCAAACGGCGGTACGTAATTTAATTTCTGCTCGTTTAGCTGCGGATGTAATGGGTGTGCCGGCAGTAATCGTGGCAAGAACAGATGCAGAAGCAGCGGATTTAATTACGAGCGACATTGATCCAATTGATCAAGAATTTATTACAGGAGAAAGAACAACGGAAGGCTTTTATAGAACAAAAGCGGGGCTCAATCAAGCAATTGCTCGTGGCATAGCATATGCACCATACGCAGACCTTATTTGGTGTGAAACGTCTGAACCAAGTCTAGAAGATGCGAAGTGTTTTGCAGAAGCAATTCATGAGAAATATCCAGGTAAGCTACTTGCATATAACTGTTCACCATCTTTTAATTGGAAACAAAAATTAGATGAAAAAACGATTGAAAACTTTCAAAAAGAAATGGCATCATATGGTTACAAACTCCAATTTGTAACACTTGCAGGGTTCCATTCGCTTAACTTCAGTATGTTTGAATTAGCACGCGGCTATAAAGAACGAGGTATGGCAGCATATTCTGAACTTCAACAAGCTGAATTTGCAGCAGAAGCGCATGGTTACTCTGCTACGCGTCATCAACGCGAAGTCGGAACAGGTTACTTTGATGAAATAGCACAAGTGATCACGGGTGGAACTTCTTCTACGACGGCGTTGAAGTGTTCTACGGAAGAAGCACAGTTTAAAGATAAGTAG
- a CDS encoding M56 family metallopeptidase, producing MIEMFINVYLPHFFDWLIETSIMASILVVLILCIKVLFRNKLTPRWQYMLWMILIIRLVLPWSPDSSYSIYSVLTYKNDDAFISSRNPVTSILTKENMREFRYTEDTKSLAKEVTNTPSSALATEGNKVQTYNYEKQDDKKISFYTIIIYIWLMGVILLSVATIIMNRRLLLYIKKQPVITDEKIVQIFEECKKSMSVQRDIPLLVAGKVPSPTVFGFIRPKLLLSSVHMNILDEQQLRYIFHHELAHIKRKDVGVNWLMHGLLILNWFNPILWYAYSCMREDQELACDALALTCIDADEQIAYGHTIISLLEHYSGYYHVPSIANFSKNKRALKRRILMIKKFQKNSYRWSALGVVAVIAVSSVSLLNARADMPTNSKKQQIEEKNSMKELKTQPDNSLQQIVEKMIGTKEQAEAEFLITEGEYNIFLTELGVARKLFTKEEFKRFIELETESYTLSKKIRLVGNPDKLGPEEQNKFKENEKEIEPFRRKIYSDFRLTKKEAQKYLDFQIKTPPVVVNGFKLAGEEVQTSLFPGRKNPVIVSEYHRGDSLSWYVVNQSVVRDKEENPFYGIMEDSEKITNYKLEGANITFVESSESNTKYMEGIIPAKGKNSAYQVILLANDVSKEELEKVMLSYIN from the coding sequence ATGATAGAAATGTTTATAAATGTCTATCTGCCTCATTTTTTCGATTGGTTGATAGAGACCTCTATTATGGCTAGTATATTAGTGGTCCTAATCTTATGTATCAAGGTCTTGTTTAGAAATAAATTAACTCCACGTTGGCAATACATGCTATGGATGATATTAATTATAAGACTTGTTTTACCTTGGTCGCCAGATAGTTCCTATAGTATTTATTCTGTTCTTACTTACAAGAATGATGATGCATTCATTTCTAGCCGAAACCCTGTAACTAGTATTCTTACAAAAGAAAACATGAGAGAATTCAGATATACAGAAGATACAAAGTCACTTGCAAAAGAAGTTACAAATACCCCTAGTTCAGCGCTAGCTACTGAGGGAAACAAGGTACAGACATACAATTATGAAAAGCAGGATGATAAGAAGATTTCATTTTATACAATCATTATCTACATTTGGCTTATGGGCGTTATCCTTCTAAGCGTTGCTACTATAATAATGAACAGGCGTTTATTACTATACATAAAAAAACAACCTGTTATTACAGATGAGAAGATTGTCCAGATTTTTGAAGAATGTAAGAAATCTATGTCTGTACAACGAGATATTCCTCTACTTGTAGCTGGAAAGGTTCCCAGTCCAACAGTGTTCGGATTTATTCGGCCTAAGTTGTTGTTATCAAGTGTACATATGAACATATTAGATGAACAACAACTACGCTATATTTTCCATCATGAATTAGCTCACATTAAACGAAAAGATGTTGGTGTGAACTGGCTTATGCATGGCCTACTCATTTTAAATTGGTTTAATCCTATTCTTTGGTATGCCTACTCATGTATGAGGGAAGACCAAGAACTTGCATGTGATGCATTAGCTCTTACATGTATAGATGCAGATGAACAAATTGCGTATGGACATACGATTATTAGTCTTTTGGAGCATTACTCAGGTTATTATCATGTACCAAGTATAGCGAATTTTAGTAAAAATAAAAGAGCGTTAAAAAGGAGAATACTAATGATTAAAAAATTCCAAAAAAATTCATATCGTTGGTCTGCGCTAGGGGTTGTTGCGGTTATTGCAGTATCATCTGTGTCCTTATTAAATGCCCGTGCTGATATGCCAACTAACTCTAAGAAACAGCAAATAGAAGAGAAAAATAGTATGAAAGAATTAAAAACACAACCCGATAACTCTTTGCAGCAAATAGTTGAAAAAATGATTGGTACAAAAGAACAGGCAGAAGCAGAATTTTTAATTACCGAAGGAGAGTACAATATTTTCCTTACAGAACTTGGAGTGGCGCGAAAGCTGTTTACGAAAGAAGAATTTAAACGGTTTATTGAATTAGAAACAGAGTCATATACTTTGAGTAAAAAAATAAGGTTAGTGGGGAATCCTGACAAATTAGGCCCAGAGGAACAGAACAAATTTAAGGAAAATGAAAAAGAAATTGAACCATTTAGAAGGAAAATTTATTCGGATTTTAGATTAACTAAAAAGGAAGCACAGAAGTACCTTGATTTTCAAATTAAGACACCACCTGTTGTAGTAAATGGGTTTAAACTAGCTGGTGAAGAAGTTCAAACTTCGTTGTTTCCTGGTAGGAAGAATCCCGTTATTGTTTCTGAATATCACAGAGGAGATTCGTTGTCTTGGTATGTTGTGAATCAATCTGTAGTTAGAGATAAAGAAGAAAATCCATTTTACGGGATAATGGAAGATAGTGAAAAGATAACAAATTATAAATTAGAAGGTGCAAACATTACTTTTGTAGAATCGTCTGAAAGTAATACGAAGTATATGGAAGGCATTATTCCTGCAAAAGGAAAGAATAGCGCTTATCAAGTCATATTACTTGCAAATGATGTTAGTAAAGAAGAATTAGAGAAAGTTATGCTGTCCTATATAAACTAA
- a CDS encoding BlaI/MecI/CopY family transcriptional regulator, which yields MKELPKISEAELEVMKVLWSKSPQTANEVIEELEKNMDWKPKTIRTLINRLVHKEAVAYHQDKGRMYAYYPLVSHDNYLQVETKSLLKRFYGAAFKPLLVNFLKEEKLSSEDINELKRILDEKTEENQRKDRS from the coding sequence ATGAAAGAATTACCTAAAATTTCAGAAGCTGAGTTAGAAGTAATGAAAGTACTTTGGTCAAAATCTCCACAAACGGCAAATGAAGTGATTGAAGAGTTGGAGAAGAATATGGATTGGAAACCCAAAACGATTCGAACACTAATTAATCGATTAGTTCACAAAGAAGCAGTTGCTTACCATCAAGATAAAGGGCGAATGTACGCTTATTATCCTTTGGTTTCGCATGATAATTATTTACAAGTAGAAACAAAATCTTTGCTAAAACGTTTCTATGGTGCAGCATTTAAACCTTTACTGGTAAATTTCTTGAAAGAAGAAAAGCTGTCTTCAGAAGACATTAACGAGCTTAAACGTATCCTGGATGAGAAAACTGAGGAAAATCAGAGGAAGGATAGATCATAA
- a CDS encoding FtsX-like permease family protein: MIFKLSMSGLKSKLSDYIVLLVGLVMSISIFYMFQTLALNKAFIEANSTIRSISMVFQVGTSLLGIITFFYVLYANSFLMSLRQKEFGMYMMLGAKKHKVTLLMFLETIMIGAVSLIIGITVGIGLSQGIGKLLMKQLDFTASDYQGFYVPSMLVTCMFFLVLFLLSAIMNSVKLSRISVLQLVHADASAERTMIKGKWTGIVSCFAIILLGIGYASMIYMNKLKEQGPMIAMLTTTAGTYMLFTSVLPLIIQKLKSNKKRSEKGLNAFTFAQLNFRINSLTKVLATVAMLVALGAGAISGGMAFKNNVMKSTDQIEIYDTVLHNPTAEEQNILDSITFKEKNEYRYKVDEKYIYYLKEDLEKNRPLVQAGIEKKDRGKVKRVSEKLPVGAISNYGEKNREDTNVIPEGWDYALRSLQPTYLNYMEKVKKIVDQKIYDEIQGKENIVVIGKTDDFITYLDKWKKIDELQLVKYKNVTADDIFSKYQIYNGIYASASGTVFMGFFLGIAFLAMMASCLMFKILSGASKDTVRYEMLRKIGVRHELLTKSIYKELFLVFLFPGIVGMVHVLLGMNIFGFILIDPYFRIWLPILIFLIIYSIYYLITVQLYKGIVLPTEK, encoded by the coding sequence ATGATATTTAAACTTTCTATGTCAGGACTAAAAAGTAAGCTGAGTGATTATATTGTCTTACTAGTTGGTCTTGTTATGTCAATTTCAATTTTTTATATGTTTCAAACTCTTGCGTTAAATAAAGCATTTATCGAAGCAAATTCTACTATTCGCTCAATTAGTATGGTGTTCCAAGTGGGAACATCCTTGCTTGGAATTATAACATTCTTTTATGTTCTATATGCCAATTCTTTTTTAATGTCTCTTCGTCAAAAAGAATTTGGGATGTATATGATGTTAGGGGCAAAAAAACATAAGGTAACATTACTTATGTTTCTAGAAACAATTATGATTGGGGCAGTATCCTTAATAATTGGAATTACAGTAGGTATAGGGCTTTCACAAGGAATTGGTAAGCTCCTTATGAAGCAACTGGATTTTACGGCGAGTGATTACCAAGGATTTTATGTCCCATCGATGTTGGTTACATGTATGTTCTTCTTGGTATTATTTTTGTTATCTGCCATTATGAATAGTGTGAAATTATCACGTATCTCCGTTCTACAACTTGTACATGCAGATGCTTCAGCAGAACGTACAATGATTAAAGGGAAGTGGACTGGGATTGTTTCATGTTTTGCCATTATTTTATTAGGAATTGGATATGCTTCTATGATTTATATGAATAAATTAAAAGAACAGGGTCCTATGATTGCGATGCTTACCACTACAGCGGGAACATATATGTTATTTACTTCTGTACTTCCGCTTATTATTCAAAAATTAAAGAGTAATAAAAAGCGTAGTGAGAAAGGTCTTAATGCTTTTACATTTGCACAATTAAACTTTCGTATTAATAGTTTGACAAAGGTACTCGCAACAGTAGCTATGTTAGTTGCACTTGGTGCAGGAGCAATTTCAGGTGGGATGGCTTTCAAAAATAACGTAATGAAATCGACTGATCAAATTGAAATATACGATACAGTTCTTCATAATCCAACAGCAGAAGAACAGAACATTTTAGATAGCATTACATTTAAAGAAAAGAATGAATATCGCTATAAAGTGGATGAGAAGTATATTTATTACTTGAAAGAAGATTTAGAGAAAAATCGTCCGCTTGTACAAGCTGGAATAGAAAAAAAGGATAGAGGAAAAGTAAAACGAGTATCTGAAAAGCTTCCTGTAGGAGCCATTTCAAATTATGGTGAGAAGAATAGGGAAGATACAAACGTTATCCCAGAAGGGTGGGATTATGCTTTACGCTCTCTTCAACCAACTTATTTAAATTACATGGAAAAAGTAAAAAAAATAGTAGATCAAAAAATATATGATGAAATTCAAGGGAAAGAAAACATCGTTGTAATTGGAAAAACAGATGATTTTATAACATATTTAGACAAATGGAAAAAAATTGACGAGTTACAGCTAGTTAAATATAAAAATGTCACGGCTGATGACATTTTCAGTAAATATCAAATCTATAATGGAATTTATGCCAGCGCCAGTGGAACAGTATTTATGGGCTTCTTTTTGGGTATTGCTTTCCTTGCGATGATGGCAAGTTGCTTAATGTTTAAGATTCTTTCCGGTGCATCAAAAGATACTGTACGCTATGAAATGCTTCGTAAAATTGGAGTTCGCCATGAGTTATTAACAAAATCGATTTACAAAGAGCTATTTTTAGTGTTTTTATTCCCAGGAATAGTAGGTATGGTTCACGTGTTATTGGGCATGAACATTTTTGGTTTTATCTTAATTGATCCATATTTCCGTATTTGGTTACCAATCCTGATTTTCCTAATTATCTATTCAATTTATTATCTTATTACAGTTCAATTATATAAAGGAATTGTTCTTCCAACAGAAAAGTAA